Proteins encoded within one genomic window of Molothrus ater isolate BHLD 08-10-18 breed brown headed cowbird unplaced genomic scaffold, BPBGC_Mater_1.1 matUn_MA167, whole genome shotgun sequence:
- the LOC118701234 gene encoding PDZ domain-containing protein GIPC1-like translates to MPLGLGRRKKPPPLVENEEGAGGRGGAPGEPGGAPGGVPGAAPPPHPLRPRLVFHTQLAHGSATGRVEGFGNVRELYGKIGEAFGIPASEVLFCTLNTPQVDMEKLLGGQIGLEDFIFAHTRGRQKDVQVLKSEEALGLTITDNGAGYAFIKRIREGSVMARTPQVGVGDVLEALDGRSLVGTRHFEVARLLQELPRGHRFRLRLTEPRRAWDGVGPRSGGVSARGGPPQVLSGRGTLRLRSRGPATLQEQPSAFEERAVAKVDDLLESYMGIRDSELAATMVELGRDARDPDALAEALDAQLGDFAFPDEFVFDVWGAIGDAKAGRC, encoded by the exons ATGCCGCTGGGGCTGGGCCGCCGCAAGAAGCCGCCGCCGCTGGTGGAGAACGAGGAGGGCgccggggggcgcgggggggccCCGGGAGAGCCCGGGGGGGCCccggggggggtcccgggggcgGCGCCCCCTCCCCACCCGCTGCGGCCCCGCCTGGTGTTCCACACGCAGCTGGCGCACGGCAGCGCCACCGGCCGCGTGGAGGGGTTCGGGAACGTGCGGGAGCTGTACGGGAAAATAGGAGAGGCCTTCGGGATCCCGGCCAGCGAG gtgctgtTCTGCACGCTGAACACGCCCCAGGTGGacatggagaagctgctggGGGGGCAGATCGGGCTCGAGGATTTCATCTTCGCGCACACGCGGGGCCGCCAGAAGGACGTGCAGGTGCTGAAATCTGAGGAGGCGCTGGGGCTGACCATCACCGACAACGGAGCTGGATACGCCTTCATCAAG CGCATCCGGGAGGGCTCGGTGATGGCGCGCACGCCCCAGGTGGGCGTCGGGGACGTGCTGGAGGCGCTGGACGGGCGCAGCCTGGTGGGGACGCGGCACTTTGAGGTGGCgcggctgctgcaggagctgccccgcGGGCACCGCTTCAGGCTGAGGCTGACCGAGCCCAGGAGGGCCTGGG acGGGGTCGGGCCCCGCTCCGGGGGGGTCTCGGCTCGGGGGGGGCCCCCCCAGGTGCTCTCGGGCCGGGGGACGCTGAGGCTGCGCTCGAGGGGCCCGGCCACGCTGCAGGAGCAG CCGTCGGCGTTCGAGGAGCGCGCGGTGGCCAAGGTGGACGATCTGCTGGAGAGCTACATGGGCATCCGGGACAGCGAGCTGG cCGCCACCATGGTGGAGCTGGGCCGCGACGCCCGGGACCCCGACGCGCTGGCCGAGGCTCTGGACGCTCAGCTCGGCGACTTCGCCTTCCCGGACGAGTTCGTGTTCGACGTCTGGGGCGCCATCGGCGACGCCAAGGCCGGGCGGTGCTGA